A DNA window from Mycolicibacter terrae contains the following coding sequences:
- a CDS encoding acyl-CoA dehydrogenase family protein — protein sequence MQLTFDPEVEEFRDEFAAFLEANLPAEADTSERPRSVSHMPEWARRWQRLLFDNGWLLPGNPPEFGGRNATLLQQFVHADELCRRRIYHSFNPQGVNIIAASLLSFGTDEQKQRWAVPILRAEITASLGMSEPSAGSDLASLRTRADRDGEDFIVNGQKVWTSGAHDADVLLTFVRTDPDAPKHKGISVLLIPTDTPGVVCRPFPTICGIDDKDFNEVFFTDVRVPGENLVGPLNGGWRVANGSLGHERTMMWLGFADRLDNVIADFRPDGALERDQFATAVMDYQALRLLGSKALARAARGEEDVPALSVLKLLGSEAEMYATGYALDAAGSSGLIHPANSGPYAPMNLDSYFASWFERHARSFSGTIAGGTSEIHRNIIAQQVLGLPRG from the coding sequence TTGCAACTCACGTTTGATCCCGAGGTCGAGGAGTTCCGCGACGAGTTCGCGGCCTTCCTCGAGGCGAATCTGCCCGCCGAGGCCGACACATCGGAGCGGCCCCGGTCGGTGTCGCACATGCCGGAGTGGGCACGTCGCTGGCAGCGGTTGCTGTTCGACAACGGCTGGCTGCTGCCCGGCAACCCGCCGGAGTTCGGCGGCCGTAACGCCACCCTGCTGCAGCAGTTCGTCCACGCCGACGAACTGTGCCGGCGCCGGATCTATCACAGCTTCAATCCGCAGGGTGTGAACATCATTGCGGCGTCACTGCTTTCGTTCGGCACCGACGAGCAGAAACAACGGTGGGCGGTGCCGATCCTGCGTGCCGAGATCACCGCATCGCTGGGGATGAGCGAACCGAGCGCCGGCTCGGACCTGGCGTCCCTGCGGACCAGGGCGGACCGCGACGGTGAGGATTTCATCGTCAACGGCCAGAAGGTGTGGACCTCCGGCGCGCATGACGCCGATGTGCTGCTGACGTTCGTGCGCACCGATCCCGATGCACCCAAGCACAAGGGCATCAGCGTTTTGCTGATCCCCACCGACACCCCCGGCGTGGTGTGCCGCCCGTTCCCCACCATCTGTGGTATCGACGACAAGGACTTCAACGAGGTGTTCTTCACCGATGTGCGGGTGCCGGGGGAGAACCTCGTCGGCCCGCTCAACGGTGGCTGGCGGGTGGCCAACGGATCGCTGGGCCACGAACGCACCATGATGTGGCTGGGCTTCGCCGACCGGCTCGACAACGTGATCGCCGATTTTCGCCCCGACGGCGCGTTGGAACGCGACCAGTTCGCCACGGCCGTCATGGATTATCAGGCGCTGCGCCTGCTGGGCTCCAAGGCGCTGGCCCGGGCCGCCCGCGGCGAGGAGGACGTGCCCGCCCTGTCGGTGCTCAAGCTGCTCGGTTCCGAAGCCGAGATGTACGCCACCGGTTACGCACTGGACGCCGCGGGGTCATCGGGTCTGATCCATCCGGCCAATTCCGGGCCGTATGCGCCGATGAACCTCGACAGCTACTTCGCCAGTTGGTTCGAACGGCACGCCCGGAGTTTCTCGGGCACCATCGCCGGCGGCACCTCGGAGATCCACCGCAACATCATCGCCCAGCAGGTGCTGGGCCTGCCGCGCGGTTGA
- a CDS encoding LLM class flavin-dependent oxidoreductase has translation MSCVRPAAFLRTTLPLDLSTLTEFDTGRYHSVWMPDHMVSFWPDALWTPEFTDLATVSPSPHRHLDALAVAAAAAVLTERVPLATSVVDTVRRHPASLAQSALTIDHLSKGRFILGLGSGERENIVPYGFDFDRPVSRFEEALQVIRLLWDSDGPVDFQGAFYRLDHARMDTEPHDGRVPPIWIGASGPRMLDIVGRYADGWWPAGAWTPEQYAEMLGAVRESAQRAGRDPMAITPCFVQVCLIGDDDALAEIARKPLVASFLLQVSAKVLRGFGFDHPMGEDWGGFHDIDPASLTRERILGFLDRFEPEALLAIVPHGTPKDVARIIKTYVDAGLRVPKILDYSAMAGLDFAAASAARVRETEDELVSLCEGRTA, from the coding sequence ATGTCATGCGTTCGGCCGGCCGCGTTCCTGCGGACAACCCTCCCCCTGGACCTGTCGACGCTGACCGAGTTCGACACCGGCCGATACCATTCCGTCTGGATGCCCGACCATATGGTCAGCTTCTGGCCGGATGCCTTGTGGACACCGGAATTCACCGACCTGGCCACCGTCTCGCCCTCGCCGCACCGCCATCTCGACGCCCTGGCGGTGGCGGCCGCAGCAGCCGTCCTGACCGAGCGGGTGCCCCTGGCCACCAGTGTGGTGGACACCGTGCGCCGCCACCCGGCATCGCTGGCCCAGAGTGCGCTGACCATCGACCACTTGTCGAAGGGCCGCTTCATCCTGGGACTGGGCAGCGGTGAGCGGGAGAACATCGTGCCCTACGGCTTCGATTTCGACCGGCCGGTGAGCCGTTTCGAGGAAGCGCTGCAGGTGATCCGGCTGCTCTGGGACAGCGACGGACCGGTGGATTTCCAGGGCGCCTTCTACCGCCTGGACCATGCCCGAATGGACACCGAGCCACACGATGGGCGTGTCCCGCCGATCTGGATCGGTGCCAGCGGCCCGCGGATGCTCGACATCGTCGGACGCTATGCCGATGGATGGTGGCCGGCCGGGGCGTGGACCCCCGAGCAGTACGCCGAGATGCTGGGCGCGGTGCGCGAATCGGCCCAACGCGCGGGCCGCGACCCGATGGCGATCACGCCGTGTTTCGTCCAGGTCTGTCTCATCGGCGACGACGACGCGCTCGCCGAGATCGCCCGGAAACCGCTGGTGGCGTCCTTCCTGCTGCAGGTGTCCGCGAAGGTGTTGCGGGGCTTCGGGTTCGATCATCCGATGGGCGAGGACTGGGGCGGATTCCACGACATCGACCCGGCATCGCTGACACGTGAGCGCATTCTGGGCTTCCTCGATCGGTTCGAGCCGGAGGCGCTGCTGGCGATCGTGCCGCACGGAACACCCAAAGATGTCGCCCGGATCATCAAGACGTACGTCGATGCGGGCCTGCGGGTCCCCAAGATCCTGGACTATTCGGCCATGGCCGGACTGGACTTCGCTGCCGCGTCCGCGGCCCGGGTCCGCGAGACCGAAGACGAACTCGTATCGCTGTGCGAAGGCCGGACCGCATGA
- a CDS encoding sulfotransferase family protein has product MTTLDAAAMLARAQRETGCDDYGDPSLPERFSVAVAQLNGFGLDADGAEQARQVCHWLLTSRLELIADRGRHPIAEEAIDRPMFVTGEPRSGTTLMHALMSVDPNARALRFWEVMYPSPPPGLAGPDNPRRARADADWREINARLPKWLHSHPYNDMLGDGLPEDERTWAFDFRVMTPTAWWRVPMPAVVGGLPVDAAAQYRLHKAMLQQFQYARPHKYWVLKGFHGFRLTELFATYPDANLVWLHRDPVQVAASRTMMMADILDGIVGPVDLAVEAKKHLEMTRAGIANTMSHPLVDDPRILHVPYTDFIADPVATVQRYYRFCGRPLTGEAETAMRHYLAHNRGDRHGKFHYSTSVLTDIGEDLDALHEEFAPFRERFGVRIEKRD; this is encoded by the coding sequence ATGACGACACTCGATGCCGCCGCGATGCTCGCCCGGGCCCAGCGCGAGACCGGATGTGACGACTACGGCGATCCTTCGCTGCCGGAGCGCTTCTCGGTGGCCGTGGCACAGTTGAACGGTTTCGGCCTGGACGCCGACGGCGCCGAACAAGCCCGGCAGGTCTGTCATTGGCTGCTCACTTCCCGGCTGGAGTTGATCGCCGACCGCGGCCGGCACCCGATCGCCGAGGAAGCCATCGACCGGCCGATGTTCGTCACCGGTGAACCGCGCTCGGGCACCACGTTGATGCACGCGCTGATGTCGGTGGATCCGAACGCTCGCGCACTGCGTTTCTGGGAGGTGATGTACCCCTCGCCGCCGCCGGGCCTCGCCGGGCCGGATAACCCGCGCCGTGCTCGCGCCGACGCGGACTGGCGTGAGATCAACGCCCGGCTGCCCAAGTGGCTGCACAGCCACCCCTACAACGACATGCTCGGCGACGGTCTGCCCGAGGACGAACGCACCTGGGCGTTCGACTTCCGGGTGATGACCCCGACGGCGTGGTGGCGGGTGCCGATGCCGGCTGTGGTCGGCGGTCTGCCCGTCGACGCGGCGGCACAGTACCGCCTGCACAAGGCCATGCTGCAGCAATTCCAGTACGCACGGCCGCACAAGTACTGGGTCCTCAAGGGTTTCCACGGTTTCCGGCTCACCGAGCTGTTCGCCACCTATCCCGATGCGAACCTGGTGTGGCTGCACCGAGACCCGGTACAGGTCGCCGCGTCACGCACGATGATGATGGCCGACATCCTCGACGGCATCGTCGGGCCGGTCGATCTGGCGGTCGAGGCCAAAAAACACCTGGAAATGACTCGGGCCGGCATCGCCAACACGATGTCGCACCCCCTGGTCGACGACCCGCGCATCCTGCACGTCCCCTACACCGACTTCATCGCCGACCCGGTTGCGACCGTGCAACGCTACTACCGGTTCTGCGGCCGGCCGCTGACCGGCGAAGCCGAAACCGCGATGCGCCACTACCTGGCCCACAACCGCGGCGACCGGCACGGCAAGTTCCACTACTCGACCAGTGTGCTGACCGACATCGGGGAGGACCTCGACGCGTTGCACGAGGAGTTCGCGCCGTTCCGGGAACGTTTCGGTGTCCGCATCGAGAAGCGCGATTGA
- a CDS encoding sugar phosphate isomerase/epimerase family protein: protein MHERLSVHNVTFLGSSPAELQRFWEALGVRRLSILDTQLLDRGFTGLVTAGDYRIEAVYHLFGGGRVPADAKQIRTARTELARLIDAAAAARARCIYLLTGGRGPLTWEQAADRFSAAIEPCARRAEAAGVDLAIENASSLYADLHLGHTLRDTITLAEMAGLGICVDLFHCWAEAGLSELLARALPRTRLIQLSDYVLGDRALPARAVPGDGAIPIRPVLAQALAAGYPFGFDLELLGPRIDREGPLAAAQRAGTTVTAMLAELGC from the coding sequence ATGCACGAGCGGCTGTCGGTGCACAACGTCACCTTTCTGGGCTCGAGTCCCGCCGAGCTGCAACGTTTTTGGGAGGCGCTTGGGGTGCGGCGGCTGAGCATCCTGGACACGCAGCTGCTCGATCGCGGCTTCACCGGCCTGGTCACGGCCGGCGATTACCGTATCGAGGCGGTCTATCACCTGTTCGGCGGCGGCCGGGTACCGGCGGATGCCAAGCAGATCCGCACCGCCCGAACAGAGCTGGCGCGGCTGATCGACGCCGCCGCCGCTGCTCGGGCCCGGTGCATCTACCTGCTCACCGGCGGCCGCGGCCCGCTCACCTGGGAGCAGGCCGCCGATCGCTTCAGCGCCGCAATCGAACCCTGTGCGCGGCGCGCAGAGGCAGCCGGCGTCGACCTCGCGATCGAGAACGCGTCCAGCCTGTACGCCGATCTTCATCTGGGACACACCCTGCGTGACACGATCACCCTTGCCGAGATGGCGGGCCTGGGCATCTGTGTGGACCTGTTCCACTGCTGGGCCGAAGCCGGGTTGAGCGAGCTGCTGGCACGGGCGCTGCCTCGGACCCGGCTGATCCAACTGAGCGACTACGTGCTCGGCGATCGCGCGCTTCCGGCTCGCGCCGTCCCCGGCGACGGCGCGATCCCGATCCGGCCGGTGCTGGCGCAGGCATTGGCCGCCGGCTATCCGTTCGGGTTCGACCTCGAACTGCTCGGGCCGCGAATCGACCGCGAAGGACCGCTGGCCGCTGCGCAGCGGGCGGGGACAACGGTCACCGCGATGCTCGCCGAGCTGGGCTGCTGA
- a CDS encoding DUF1214 domain-containing protein → MAFGDGPDDAALDAAWRRFCDQLKAAGRQAFKDYNATAGVQRADAFRFLTQNLGQAFDLALETRDTRYPTLHTFCNPIRKLGGDCADFTYQQAWIDGESTYRISGTRGTAPFFNITVQGQRTPGPGVLHEPFGDEPEANLFGHQLTAEPDGTFELYIGGSERGPNWLPTTPTTRKLFIRQGFDRWDEQPARLRIERVDMTAPKPIPGPEAMIEAMGWAAEFITGAMADWPEFPFTYGGVDETRPNRFPEITTTDADGKRGRAAANMYWELAPDEALVVEFDAHEGLWMVTNMGVFFTSMDFLYRPVSYTPSRASVDTDGKVRLVLAHRDPGLRNWLDTQGFERGNLTYRHMLAGHPVPLETRLVRHAELAAVLPRDAARVTVAERRALMWERFNGIRTRFPL, encoded by the coding sequence ATGGCTTTCGGCGACGGTCCCGACGACGCGGCGCTCGATGCGGCGTGGCGCCGGTTCTGCGACCAGCTCAAGGCGGCCGGCCGGCAAGCCTTCAAGGACTACAACGCTACCGCTGGCGTGCAGCGAGCCGACGCGTTCCGATTCCTCACCCAGAATCTCGGGCAGGCGTTCGATCTGGCGCTGGAGACCCGCGACACCCGCTATCCGACGCTGCACACCTTCTGCAACCCGATCCGCAAACTGGGCGGCGACTGCGCCGACTTCACCTACCAGCAAGCCTGGATCGACGGCGAATCCACCTACCGGATCAGCGGAACCCGCGGCACCGCACCGTTTTTCAATATCACCGTACAGGGGCAGCGGACGCCGGGCCCTGGCGTCCTCCACGAGCCGTTCGGCGATGAACCGGAAGCGAACCTCTTCGGCCACCAGCTGACCGCTGAACCGGACGGCACCTTCGAGCTCTACATCGGTGGATCCGAACGTGGGCCGAACTGGCTGCCCACCACCCCGACGACGCGGAAACTGTTCATCCGCCAGGGTTTCGATCGCTGGGATGAACAGCCCGCGCGCCTGCGCATAGAGCGGGTGGACATGACCGCGCCGAAACCGATACCCGGCCCCGAAGCGATGATCGAAGCGATGGGATGGGCGGCGGAGTTCATCACCGGGGCGATGGCCGACTGGCCCGAGTTCCCCTTCACGTACGGCGGAGTCGACGAGACCCGCCCGAACCGATTCCCCGAGATCACCACCACGGACGCGGACGGCAAACGCGGTCGTGCGGCCGCCAACATGTACTGGGAGCTGGCGCCGGACGAGGCGCTGGTGGTCGAGTTCGACGCCCACGAAGGACTGTGGATGGTGACGAACATGGGCGTGTTCTTCACCAGCATGGACTTTTTGTACCGGCCGGTGAGCTACACCCCGAGCCGCGCCTCGGTTGACACCGACGGCAAGGTGCGCCTGGTGCTGGCGCATCGGGACCCGGGCCTGCGCAACTGGCTCGACACGCAGGGTTTCGAACGCGGCAACCTCACCTACCGGCACATGCTGGCCGGTCATCCGGTGCCGCTGGAAACCCGGCTGGTCAGACACGCCGAACTCGCCGCGGTATTGCCCCGCGATGCCGCGCGGGTCACGGTGGCCGAGCGCCGCGCACTGATGTGGGAGCGCTTCAACGGTATTCGCACTAGGTTTCCGCTGTGA
- a CDS encoding acetyl-CoA C-acetyltransferase, which produces MRTPRGRGRPDGALHGVHPQDLLGQCLTAAADRVGFDPTDVDDVIAGNGIMAGDHGDDIARLAVLLAGWPETVPGMTLNRFCGSGQQAITVAAAGIAAGQQDLVVAGGVESMSRWDVTVGVPTIDGANPSFRAMYPTVPQGVSADLIASLEGFTRDDVDAFAASSQHRAAEAIAAGHFDKSLIAVRSESGEIIAGVDEHPRPGTTADKLAMLRPAFEQAGSARVPGEQLSFDEICVNRYPGIDRIDHVHHAGNSSGVVDGAAVAVIASHSWVNAHGVAPRARIRATAAIGSEPIIMLTAPGPAAQRCLAKAGMDVGDIDLWEINEAFAAVPLKTIRDLGLDPERVNVNGGAIALGHPIGATGAILIGTLLDELERRDLATGLVTMCTGAGMGTATIIERIR; this is translated from the coding sequence GTGCGCACACCGCGTGGGCGGGGCCGTCCCGACGGCGCGCTGCACGGTGTTCATCCCCAGGATCTGCTGGGTCAATGCCTCACCGCGGCGGCCGACCGGGTGGGCTTCGATCCGACCGATGTCGATGACGTGATCGCCGGCAACGGCATCATGGCCGGCGACCACGGGGACGACATCGCCAGGTTGGCGGTGCTGCTGGCCGGCTGGCCGGAAACCGTGCCGGGAATGACGCTGAACCGGTTCTGCGGATCGGGCCAGCAGGCCATCACCGTGGCCGCCGCCGGGATCGCCGCCGGGCAGCAGGACCTGGTCGTGGCGGGCGGCGTCGAATCGATGTCCCGGTGGGATGTCACCGTCGGTGTACCGACCATCGACGGCGCCAACCCGTCCTTTCGCGCGATGTACCCGACGGTTCCCCAGGGGGTCTCGGCGGATCTGATCGCGTCACTGGAAGGTTTCACCCGAGACGACGTGGATGCTTTCGCCGCGTCAAGCCAGCACCGCGCGGCCGAGGCCATCGCGGCAGGACACTTCGATAAGTCGCTGATCGCCGTCCGTTCGGAGTCCGGTGAGATCATCGCCGGTGTCGACGAACACCCGCGGCCGGGAACGACCGCAGACAAACTCGCGATGCTGCGGCCGGCATTCGAGCAGGCCGGCAGTGCCCGAGTCCCCGGCGAGCAGCTGAGCTTCGACGAGATCTGCGTGAACCGCTACCCCGGAATCGACCGGATCGACCACGTTCACCACGCCGGGAACTCGTCGGGTGTTGTCGATGGCGCCGCCGTGGCAGTGATCGCTTCGCACAGCTGGGTGAACGCGCACGGCGTTGCCCCGCGCGCCCGGATCCGCGCCACCGCGGCGATCGGCAGTGAGCCGATCATCATGCTCACCGCGCCGGGCCCCGCGGCACAGCGATGCCTGGCCAAGGCGGGAATGGATGTCGGAGACATCGATCTGTGGGAGATCAACGAGGCGTTCGCCGCGGTGCCGCTCAAAACGATTCGCGATCTGGGCCTGGATCCGGAACGGGTCAACGTCAACGGCGGCGCCATCGCGCTGGGGCATCCGATCGGCGCGACCGGCGCCATCCTGATCGGCACGCTGCTGGACGAGCTGGAGCGCCGCGACCTGGCCACCGGTCTGGTCACCATGTGCACCGGTGCCGGCATGGGCACCGCGACGATCATCGAGCGAATCCGATGA
- a CDS encoding enoyl-CoA hydratase/isomerase family protein — protein sequence MTPAPETLDIESPAPGVLVLRLNRPSRLNAVNEAMRDEITATLANITADAAVKAVVITGTGRGFCSGIDMRDFGPGMLEADDPAIDRLRFQEAMAGLAHAIHALPQPVIAAVNGPCVGAGLAMCLAADIRLCSTAATFGNAAILLGLSGAEMGMSYHLPRIVGASVAADWMLTGRTVSAEEADRRGLVSQLVGPEELMDRALEIAGHVAGLAPLGVQLTKRALQVNIDAGGLGAALELENRNQVLSHATEDASARRSKWTQQ from the coding sequence ATGACGCCCGCACCCGAAACCCTCGACATCGAGTCTCCGGCTCCCGGTGTGCTGGTACTGCGTTTGAATCGGCCGAGCCGGCTCAACGCCGTCAACGAGGCCATGCGCGACGAGATCACGGCAACACTGGCGAACATCACCGCCGATGCGGCCGTGAAGGCGGTGGTGATCACCGGGACGGGACGCGGATTCTGTTCCGGGATCGATATGCGCGACTTCGGGCCGGGGATGCTCGAAGCCGATGATCCGGCGATCGACCGGCTGCGCTTCCAGGAGGCCATGGCCGGCTTGGCGCACGCGATACACGCCCTGCCGCAGCCGGTGATCGCCGCGGTCAACGGGCCGTGCGTGGGAGCCGGCCTGGCGATGTGCCTGGCGGCCGATATCCGGCTGTGTTCCACCGCCGCGACGTTCGGCAACGCCGCGATCCTGCTCGGGCTCTCCGGTGCGGAGATGGGTATGAGCTATCACCTGCCCCGCATTGTCGGTGCCTCGGTCGCGGCGGATTGGATGCTCACCGGGCGCACCGTGTCGGCGGAGGAGGCCGATCGGCGCGGGCTGGTGAGCCAGCTGGTCGGCCCGGAGGAGTTGATGGACCGGGCGCTGGAAATCGCCGGGCACGTAGCCGGATTGGCGCCGTTGGGAGTGCAGCTGACCAAGCGGGCCCTGCAGGTCAATATCGATGCCGGCGGGCTGGGCGCGGCGCTGGAACTGGAGAACCGCAACCAGGTCCTCAGCCACGCCACCGAGGATGCGAGTGCCCGTCGCAGCAAATGGACGCAGCAGTAG
- a CDS encoding acyl-CoA dehydrogenase family protein, with product MAWDFSTDPEWAEQLEWVNEFVRAECEPIDLIVKESHDLNDPVRQALIPPLQEIVKERGLWATHLGPHLGGPGYGQVKLALLNEILGRSECAPIVFGSQAPDSGNSEILAHYGTPELKARYLEPLLDNRIISCFSMTEPQGGADPKVFTTAAVPDGDHWVINGEKWYSSFASMASFLIVMAMTDPDAPPYQRHSMFVVPAETPGINVLRDVGLGYQPLGGGGREGYVRYENVRVPADHMLGPRGGAFAVAQTRLGGGRIHHAMRTVGLVRRIFDMVCERAVSRYTQGESLSRKQLVQEMVADSWMEIEAFRLLTLQTAWKIDQHNDYRAVRADISAVKAMMQKVLHDVSARALQIHGSLGTSHEMPFVQYLTESFVLGLADGPTEVHKVTLARLLLADTTPAPDVFPSEHLLRLRAAAEAKFADKLAGVPRE from the coding sequence GTGGCATGGGATTTCTCCACGGACCCGGAGTGGGCAGAGCAACTGGAGTGGGTGAATGAATTCGTCCGTGCGGAATGCGAGCCGATCGACCTGATCGTCAAGGAATCCCATGACCTCAACGACCCGGTGCGCCAGGCGCTGATTCCGCCGTTGCAAGAAATCGTCAAGGAGCGCGGGCTGTGGGCCACCCACCTGGGTCCGCACCTCGGCGGCCCGGGCTACGGCCAGGTCAAGTTGGCTCTGCTCAACGAGATCCTCGGCCGGTCGGAATGCGCGCCCATCGTATTCGGGTCGCAGGCACCCGATTCGGGCAACAGCGAGATCTTGGCGCACTACGGCACCCCGGAACTCAAGGCCCGTTACCTGGAACCGCTTCTGGACAACCGCATCATCTCGTGCTTCTCGATGACCGAACCCCAGGGCGGTGCCGACCCCAAGGTCTTCACCACCGCCGCGGTTCCCGACGGGGACCACTGGGTGATCAACGGCGAGAAATGGTATTCGTCGTTCGCGTCGATGGCGTCGTTCCTGATCGTGATGGCCATGACGGACCCGGACGCACCGCCCTACCAACGTCATTCGATGTTCGTGGTGCCGGCCGAAACACCGGGAATCAACGTGCTGCGCGATGTCGGTCTGGGATACCAGCCGCTCGGCGGTGGGGGAAGAGAGGGCTACGTCCGCTACGAGAACGTCCGGGTGCCGGCAGATCACATGCTCGGCCCGCGCGGGGGAGCGTTCGCAGTGGCACAGACCAGGCTGGGCGGCGGGCGCATCCACCACGCGATGCGCACCGTGGGCCTGGTCCGGCGGATCTTCGACATGGTGTGCGAACGGGCGGTCTCGCGTTACACCCAAGGCGAATCGCTGAGCCGCAAGCAGCTGGTCCAGGAGATGGTCGCCGACTCGTGGATGGAGATCGAGGCGTTCCGCCTGCTCACCCTGCAGACGGCGTGGAAGATCGATCAACACAACGATTATCGCGCGGTGCGCGCCGATATCTCCGCGGTGAAGGCGATGATGCAGAAGGTGCTGCATGATGTCTCGGCCCGGGCGCTGCAGATCCACGGTTCGCTCGGGACCTCCCACGAGATGCCGTTCGTTCAGTATCTGACCGAGTCCTTCGTGCTGGGTCTGGCCGACGGGCCCACCGAGGTGCACAAGGTGACGCTGGCGCGGCTGCTGCTCGCCGACACCACGCCGGCACCGGACGTCTTCCCCAGCGAGCATTTGCTGCGGCTGCGGGCAGCCGCTGAAGCCAAGTTCGCGGACAAACTCGCCGGCGTCCCGCGCGAATAG